Proteins encoded in a region of the Diabrotica virgifera virgifera chromosome 4, PGI_DIABVI_V3a genome:
- the LOC114326698 gene encoding uncharacterized protein LOC114326698 — MTDNDQTMPNDNATPYEGNDHPIIARVGIKAPEFWRNEPELWFLRLEVQFRQAKITSDNCKFDHTVASLNSDILIEVADIVKNPTAGNAYTQLKARLLERYGISSDERIHRLMELTLGDLKPTQLLHRMQALATDSISTQVLKNFWLDRLPPSVRSVISVLDGDLEELAKKADKYLRCSNFPVMAVTESPILDKAVAALNDQVSALSNRLAVAEERQQIQMVKSAKSSSDEQCYYHRRFSAQAKKCRPPCSFTKNDERAQ, encoded by the coding sequence ATGACAGATAACGACCAAACAATGCCAAACGATAATGCTACACCATACGAAGGCAATGATCACCCAATAATTGCACGGGTAGGCATAAAAGCTCCAGAGTTTTGGCGCAATGAACCAGAACTATGGTTTCTTCGGCTGGAGGTGCAGTTCCGACAAGCCAAAATAACATCTGACAACTGCAAATTCGATCATACTGTTGCTAGTTTAAACAGTGACATACTAATAGAAGTGGCGGATATTGTAAAGAATCCAACTGCTGGCAATGCCTATACACAACTGAAAGCTCGCCTTCTCGAAAGGTATGGCATTAGCTCAGATGAAAGGATCCACAGATTAATGGAGCTCACTCTGGGTGACTTAAAACCCACTCAACTACTCCACAGAATGCAAGCTCTGGCCACGGATAGCATTAGTACACaagttctaaaaaatttttgGTTGGACCGCCTACCACCTTCGGTTCGAAGTGTTATATCTGTTCTTGATGGAGATCTAGAAGAGCTTGCTAAGAAAGCCGATAAGTACCTCCGATGTTCCAATTTTCCAGTCATGGCTGTTACCGAAAGCCCTATCTTAGACAAAGCAGTGGCTGCATTGAATGACCAAGTGAGCGCTTTATCCAACAGATTAGCTGTAGCTGAAGAACGGCAACAGATTCAAATGGTCAAGAGTGCCAAGTCATCATCTGACGAGCAGTGTTACTACCATCGAAGATTTAGTGCACAAGCAAAGAAATGTAGACCACCCTGCAGTTTTACAAAAAACGACGAAAGGGCGCAGTAA